The region CCCAATGTGCTGGTGGTCAACAATCAGGTGACGGCGCGTGACGTCAAGGCGCTGGTGGCGCAGATCCAGGCGAATCCGGACAAGTTCCGCTACAGCTCGTCGGGGGTCGGCAGCACCCAGCACCTGGCCGGCGCGGCCTTTGCGCGCCAGATCAAGGGCAAGCTGCTGCATGTGCCGTACAAGAGCAGCAGCAGTGCGCTGGTGGATCTGATGGGCGGGCAGGTGGACATGAGCTTCGAGACCATGCCCTCGGTCATCAGCCATATCAAGGCCGGCAAGTTGCGCGCGCTGGCGGTGACCGCCGACCAGCGCTCGGCACTGCTGCCCAACGTACCCACCCTGGCCGAAGCCGGCGTGCCGGGCATCCAGATGAGTGCGTGGTACGGGGTCTATGCCCCGGCCGGCACGCCGCCCGCGACGCTGCAGAAGCTCGGCGCGGCGCTGGCAACGGTCATCAAGGATCCCGACACCGTGCGCCGGCTGGCCGACGTGGGCGCGGTGCCCGGCGCGCTGAACGCGGCGCAGTTCGATGCGTTCTCGCGTGCCGAATATGCGCGGTACGGCAAGCTGATCGCGGAACTGGGCGTCAAGCTCGACCAATAATATTTTCGGAAGCCTCATGCATTCCCGTCCAAGAATCGCCATGGTGCTGGGCGACCCCGCCGGCATCGGTCCCGAACTGATCGCACGCCTGCTGGCCGACCCGGCCAGCAGCGCACAGGCAGATATCCTGCTGATCGCCGACCGTGCCGAATGGCGCCACGGCATGCAGGTCGCCGGGGTCGAGCTGGCCCTGGCCGAGACCGATGTGCCCGCCTTCGCCGCCGATGGCCAGCCCCGCCTGTACCACTGGCAGTTGCCCGACAGCGCGGCCTATGCGCGCGGCGTGGCCAGCGCCGAAGGCGGGCGCTACAGCCTGGGCACGCTGAAGCTGGCGCTGGAGCTGGCGCAGGCCGGACAGGCCGATGCCATCCTGTTCGGGCCGCTGAACAAGAGTTCGCTGCACGCCGCCGGCATGGCCCACAGCGACGAGCTGCACTGGTTCGCCGAACAACTCGGCTACCGCGGCGATTTCTGCGAGTTCAACGTGCTGGACGGGCTGTGGACCTCGCGCGTGACTTCGCACGTCGCGCTCAAGGACGTGCCGGCGCTGATCACGCCGGAGCGCGTGGGCGGCGCGATCGACCTGATCGACCAGGCGCTGCGGCGCGCCGGCATGGCCAGCCCGCGCATCGCGGTATGCGGCCTGAACCCGCACAACGGCGACAACGGCGCCTTCGGCCGCGAAGAGATCGACGTGATTGCTCCCGCCGTGGTTGCGGCGCGCGAGCGCGGCGTCAATGCGCAGGGCCCGTTCCCGGCCGACACCATCTTCCTGAAGGTGCAGG is a window of Cupriavidus taiwanensis LMG 19424 DNA encoding:
- a CDS encoding Bug family tripartite tricarboxylate transporter substrate binding protein, yielding MKTWIAGALAGLATVAAVAATTGAAWAQDTRPVRLMVGAAPGGGTDVMARIVSDKLAAQLKQPVVVDNRPGASNTIAADITAKAPADGNTLLMGVVTSQAIAPHLLKLQFDPLKDLAPVALVSTVPNVLVVNNQVTARDVKALVAQIQANPDKFRYSSSGVGSTQHLAGAAFARQIKGKLLHVPYKSSSSALVDLMGGQVDMSFETMPSVISHIKAGKLRALAVTADQRSALLPNVPTLAEAGVPGIQMSAWYGVYAPAGTPPATLQKLGAALATVIKDPDTVRRLADVGAVPGALNAAQFDAFSRAEYARYGKLIAELGVKLDQ
- a CDS encoding 4-hydroxythreonine-4-phosphate dehydrogenase PdxA codes for the protein MHSRPRIAMVLGDPAGIGPELIARLLADPASSAQADILLIADRAEWRHGMQVAGVELALAETDVPAFAADGQPRLYHWQLPDSAAYARGVASAEGGRYSLGTLKLALELAQAGQADAILFGPLNKSSLHAAGMAHSDELHWFAEQLGYRGDFCEFNVLDGLWTSRVTSHVALKDVPALITPERVGGAIDLIDQALRRAGMASPRIAVCGLNPHNGDNGAFGREEIDVIAPAVVAARERGVNAQGPFPADTIFLKVQGGPSQRQFDAIVTMYHDQGQIGIKLMGFSRGVTVQGGLPVPITTPAHGTAFDITQQGRADPGATLQAFQIACRMGAQRRAAAQA